One genomic window of Bacillus mycoides includes the following:
- a CDS encoding DUF4362 domain-containing protein yields the protein MTIEKRSGFICLVLFSLVACSQPTSTIDKKNDVIAKGGEISNLDKFEKFVLNVEQGAVDKIRIVHYTHEGDPVFQMLEHSGTDILHVLDNRQDQFAGNRTGIYEDSCKRIVKEQHESETAYRLIDCTNENGRNGYDLLYIPKK from the coding sequence ATGACAATAGAAAAAAGAAGCGGTTTTATATGCCTAGTTCTCTTTAGCTTAGTAGCATGCTCACAACCTACTAGTACAATTGATAAGAAAAATGATGTCATTGCAAAGGGGGGAGAAATTTCTAATCTAGATAAATTCGAAAAGTTCGTTTTGAATGTGGAACAAGGGGCAGTTGATAAAATAAGAATTGTACATTATACACATGAAGGTGATCCGGTTTTTCAAATGTTAGAGCATAGTGGGACAGATATACTTCATGTGTTAGATAATAGGCAAGATCAATTTGCTGGTAATCGTACAGGTATATATGAAGATAGTTGTAAAAGGATTGTTAAAGAGCAACATGAATCAGAAACGGCTTATAGGTTAATAGATTGTACGAATGAAAATGGGCGCAATGGATATGACTTATTATATATACCTAAAAAATAA